One genomic window of Hemitrygon akajei chromosome 1, sHemAka1.3, whole genome shotgun sequence includes the following:
- the zbtb14 gene encoding zinc finger and BTB domain-containing protein 14: protein MGEVVKYNDDEHKNAFLKTLNEQRLEGEFCDIAIVVEDVKFRAHRCVLAACSTYFKKLFKKLEVDSSSVIEIDFLRSDIFEEVLNYMYTSKISVKREDVNLMMSSGQILGIKFLDKLCIQKRDVSPQQNAARRKSRYPYSISAKIHRPSVNSTDEEIEEIGDQLEGQSEEAVEETVPNPDDGKTQANGLRVQEAILKELGSEEVRKVNCFGSEVETIESTEPKDVTPQPPPTLAFNDSMSGVKEEQAPGWTANTDVKFEYLLYGDRDQFSCQSCGKTFTDETRLRKHEKLHSADRPFVCDICSKAFTTQAHLKEHLKIHTGFKPYGCDVCGKSFIRAPDLKKHERVHSNERPFACHMCDKAFKHKSHLKDHERRHRGEKPFVCGSCTKAFAKASDLKRHENNMHSERKQVPTSVIASETEQLQAAAMAAETEQNLESIACN, encoded by the coding sequence ATGGGTGAAGTAGTGAAGTACAATGACGATGAGCACAAAAACGCTTTCCTGAAAACACTGAATGAGCAACGATTAGAAGGAGAATTCTGTGACATAGCCATCGTGGTGGAAGATGTTAAATTCCGAGCCCACAGATGTGTCTTGGCAGCGTGTAGCACCTACTTCAAGAAATTGTTTAAAAAACTGGAGGTCGATAGTTCCTCGGTGATCGAGATTGATTTTTTGCGTTCTGATATATTTGAAGAAGTACTGAATTATATGTACACCTCCAAAATCtctgtgaagagagaagatgTGAATTTGATGATGTCTTCTGGACAAATCCTTGGAATCAAATTTTTAGATAAATTATGTATTCAGAAGCGTGATGTATCTCCTCAACAGAATGCAGCTCGCCGGAAGAGTCGATACCCCTACAGCATAAGCGCTAAGATCCACCGACCCTCAGTAAATAGCACTGATGAAGAGATAGAAGAGATTGGAGATCAGCTTGAAGGACAGTCTGAGGAGGCAGTAGAAGAAACCGTACCAAATCCTGATGATGGAAAGACCCAAGCAAATGGGCTGCGTGTTCAGGAAGCTATTTTGAAAGAACTTGGAAGTGAAGAAGTTCGTAAAGTCAACTGCTTTGGTTCTGAAGTGGAAACCATTGAATCAACTGAACCGAAGGATGTGACTCCTCAGCCTCCTCCAACTCTTGCTTTCAATGATAGCATGAGTGGAGTCAAAGAAGAGCAAGCTCCAGGCTGGACAGCAAACACAGATGTGAAATTTGAATATTTGTTGTACGGCGACAGGGATCAGTTCAGTTGTCAGTCCTGTGGCAAGACTTTCACTGATGAAACTCGTTTGAGGAAACATGAGAAATTACATTCTGCTGATCGACCATTTGTGTGTGACATCTGCTCAAAGGCTTTCACCACACAGGCTCACTTGAAAGAACATCTCAAAATTCACACCGGTTTCAAACCCTATGGGTGTGACGTGTGTGGAAAATCTTTCATTCGAGCCCCTGATCTAAAAAAACATGAACGTGTCCACAGTAATGAGAGACCCTTTGCATGTCACATGTGTGACAAAGCTTTTAAACACAAGTCTCATCTGAAAGACCACGAGCGGAGGCATCGAGGTGAGAAGCCATTTGTTTGTGGTTCCTGTACCAAAGCTTTTGCTAAAGCTTCTGATTTAAAGAGACATGAAAACAATATGCACAGTGAACGCAAGCAAGTACCCACAAGTGTGATTGCCAGTGAGACAGAGCAGTTGCAAGCTGCAGCAATGGCAGCTGAAACTGAGCAAAACCTGGAAAGTATAGCCTGTAATTAA